A region of Rhodamnia argentea isolate NSW1041297 chromosome 9, ASM2092103v1, whole genome shotgun sequence DNA encodes the following proteins:
- the LOC115748602 gene encoding phosphatidylinositol 4-kinase gamma 4-like yields MSSAGVAVSLVRNDSFVFPNLFDSQLSTPIDEPILVYVALSGSMMPMRVLETDSIESVKLRIQSCKGFVVRNQTLVCGGRELSRNNSLVRDYGVEDGNVLHLVLKLSDLQVIHVRTTCGKEFTCHVERSKDVGYVKQQIAKKARGFIDSDEQEVVCNGERIEDQRLIEDISKQNGAVIHLLVRKSAKVRPRPVEKNFELSIVATELNDKRKPDAGKENDQRQGGVSEESYGKEGEVDRDSVMGKTPEKKFCLEPILVNPKIELSSFIWDMINSSFEGLEHGYQPVRSMEGTGGAYFMRDSFGQKYVSVFKPMDEEPMAINNPNGLPLSENGEGLKKGTKVGEGAFREVAAYLLDHPKTGRRTLYGDAEGFAGVPPTAMIKCLNIGFNHPNNVSMKIGSLQMFMENEGSCEDMGPGAFPMNEVHKISVLDIRLANADRHAGNILLSKEGASGQPLLIPIDHGYCLPESFEDCTFDWLYWPQSRQPYSPETIDYIRSLDAEEDIALLKFHGWDLPIKCARVLRISTMLLKKAVERGLTPFAIGSIMCRETLNRWSIIEEIVQEAEESLLPDSSESAFLDAVSQVMDSYLDEIAGHHPRYSSS; encoded by the exons ATGTCATCCGCCGGTGTTGCTGTGAGTCTTGTCCGCAATGATTCTTTCGTCTTCCCAAATCTATTTGATTCCCAATTGAGTACGCCCATCGATGAACCAATATTGGTTTACGTCGCCCTTTCTGGCTCGATGATGCCAATGCGAGTGCTAGAGACTGATTCAATTGAGTCCGTGAAACTGCGGATCCAAAGCTGTAAAGGCTTTGTCGTTAGAAATCAAACGCTGGTCTGTGGAGGCCGAGAACTCTCGAGGAATAATTCTCTAGTTCGGGACTATGGTGTGGAGGATGGGAATGTACTGCATTTGGTTCTGAAGCTCTCAGATCTCCAGGTCATCCATGTGAGGACGACTTGTGGGAAGGAATTCACTTGTCATGTGGAACGGAGCAAGGATGTTGGGTATGTCAAGCAACAGATTGCTAAGAAAGCAAGAGGTTTCATTGACTCTGATGAGCAGGAAGTTGTTTGTAATGGAGAGAGAATTGAAGATCAGAGACTTATTGAGGATATCTCTAAGCAAAACGGCGCGGTGATACATTTGCTGGTTCGGAAATCTGCTAAGGTTAGGCCTAGGCCTGTTGAGAAGAACTTTGAATTGTCTATTGTAGCAACAGAATTGAATGATAAAAGAAAGCCTGATGCTGGAAAAGAGAATGACCAGAGACAAGGTGGTGTTAGTGAAGAGAGCTATGGAAAAGAGGGTGAAGTTGATAGAGATTCGGTCATGGGGAAGACTCCAGAGAAAAAATTCTGCTTAGAGCCAATTCTTGTTAACCCCAAAATTGAGTTGTCTTCTTTCATTTGGGACATGATCAACTCGTCTTTTGAGGGACTGGAACATGGGTATCAGCCAGTGAGATCCATGGAGGGTACCGGAGGAGCTTATTTCATGCGAGATTCATTCGGGCAGAAGTATGTTTCTGTTTTTAAGCCAATGGATGAGGAACCCATGGCTATTAACAACCCTAATGGTTTGCCTTTGTCTGAAAATGGTGAAGGACTGAAAAAGGGTACAAAGGTTGGAGAAGGAGCTTTTAGAGAAGTTGCGGCATACCTTTTGGATCATCCAAAGACTGGGCGCCGCACGTTATATGGCGATGCAGAAGGTTTTGCTGGAGTTCCGCCTACTGCAATGATCAAGTGCTTGAATATAGGATTTAACCATCCAAACAATGTAAGTATGAAGATTGGGTCCTTGCAAATGTTCATGGAGAATGAGGGCAGTTGCGAGGACATGGGACCTGGGGCTTTTCCTATGAATGAAGTGCACAAAATCTCTGTTTTGGACATAAGATTGGCTAATGCAGATCGGCATGCTGGAAATATTCTCTTAAGCAAAGAGGGAGCGAGTGGCCAACCACTGTTGATTCCAATCGATCATGGATATTGCTTACCTGAAAGT TTTGAAGATTGCACATTTGATTGGCTGTACTGGCCACAATCTCGCCAGCCTTACTCCCCCGAGACAATTGACTACATAAGATCTTTGGACGCTGAAGAAGATATTGCCCTTCTGAAATTTCATGGCTGGGACCTTCCCATTAAATGTGCCCGCGTACTCCGCATCTCAACAATGCTGCTAAAAAAGGCAGTAGAAAGAGGCCTCACTCCCTTTGCTATTGGGAGCATCATGTGCAGAGAGACCTTGAATAGGTGGTCCATCATTGAGGAGATTGTTCAGGAAGCGGAAGAATCTTTGCTCCCTGATAGCAGCGAATCTGCATTTCTAGATGCTGTATCCCAAGTGATGGATAGCTACCTCGATGAGATTGCGGGTCATCATCCTAGATACTCGAGTAGTTGA